A single region of the Deltaproteobacteria bacterium genome encodes:
- a CDS encoding carbon-nitrogen hydrolase: MRTAAFTVGIVQERAGDADLEANASRQVARVREAHAQGARVICLQEMFNAPYFCKKEETARFDLAESIPGPTTQRMQALARELGVVLVVPLFEREAAGVYRNSAAVIDADGALLGVYRKMHIPDDPLYFEKYYFAPGDAVSVPGAAASSNGFAVWQTKHARVGVLICWDQWYPEAARITALLGADVIFYPTAIGWHPAEKATFGEAQRTAWQTIQRAHAIANGVFVASPNRVGFEPEPGTDGIEFFGHSTIYDPFGRILAEAKTEPATLVARCDHALAEETRRNWPFLRDRRIDAYGGITKRWLS; this comes from the coding sequence ATGCGAACGGCAGCTTTCACGGTCGGCATCGTGCAGGAGCGCGCGGGCGACGCGGATCTCGAAGCGAACGCCTCGCGCCAGGTCGCGCGCGTCCGCGAGGCGCACGCGCAGGGCGCGCGCGTGATCTGCCTGCAGGAGATGTTCAACGCGCCCTACTTCTGCAAGAAGGAAGAGACGGCGCGCTTCGATCTCGCGGAGTCGATTCCCGGCCCGACCACGCAGCGCATGCAGGCCCTCGCGCGCGAGCTCGGCGTCGTGCTCGTCGTGCCGCTGTTCGAGCGCGAAGCCGCGGGCGTGTACCGCAACTCGGCGGCGGTGATCGATGCGGACGGCGCGCTGCTCGGCGTCTACCGCAAGATGCACATCCCCGACGACCCGCTCTACTTCGAGAAGTACTACTTCGCGCCGGGCGACGCCGTCTCGGTGCCGGGCGCCGCGGCCTCGTCGAACGGCTTCGCGGTGTGGCAGACGAAACACGCGCGCGTCGGCGTGCTGATCTGCTGGGACCAGTGGTACCCGGAAGCGGCGCGCATCACGGCGTTGTTAGGGGCAGACGTGATCTTCTACCCCACCGCGATCGGCTGGCACCCCGCGGAGAAGGCCACGTTCGGCGAAGCGCAGCGCACGGCGTGGCAGACGATCCAGCGCGCGCACGCGATCGCGAACGGCGTGTTCGTCGCGTCGCCGAATCGCGTCGGCTTCGAGCCGGAGCCCGGCACCGACGGCATCGAGTTCTTCGGGCATTCGACGATCTACGACCCGTTCGGCCGCATCCTCGCCGAAGCGAAGACCGAGCCCGCCACGCTCGTCGCGCGCTGCGACCACGCGCTCGCCGAGGAGACGCGCCGCAACTGGCCCTTCCTGCGCGACCGCCGCATCGACGCGTACGGCGGCATCACGAAGAGATGGCTGAGTTGA
- a CDS encoding agmatine deiminase family protein, translating into MAARSAKTVRTPEFPLRFPGEWEPHRATWIAWPHHEPDWPGKLAPIPWVYAEIARVLAQSEQVEILCHDASVRADAKQKLAAHGVPKERVRLHLVPNDRVWLRDSAPTFVHDARGRVVLASWRFNAWAKYANWKRDVLVGAAIERISGHARVLPCRPDRSENLLRSATDGARDAQRVVLEGGAIDANGAGRLLTTEECLLSRVQERNPGMTRADYERVFAAALGIRETIWLGEGCVGDDTHGHVDDIARFVSKNTVVLAYEADPADENHARSEDNVRRLAHVRGLRVVKLPYPRPVVMGGTRLPASYANFYIANRAVLVPTFNDPNDRVALNTLAKLFPTRAVVGIHAVDLVWGLGTLHCLTQQEPAGMRRR; encoded by the coding sequence ATGGCGGCTCGCAGCGCGAAGACGGTGCGCACGCCCGAGTTCCCGCTGCGCTTCCCTGGCGAGTGGGAGCCGCACCGCGCGACCTGGATCGCGTGGCCTCACCACGAGCCCGATTGGCCCGGCAAGCTCGCGCCGATTCCGTGGGTGTACGCCGAGATCGCGCGCGTGCTCGCGCAGAGTGAGCAGGTCGAGATTCTCTGCCACGACGCGAGCGTGCGCGCCGACGCCAAGCAGAAGCTCGCCGCACACGGCGTGCCGAAGGAGCGCGTGCGGCTGCATCTCGTGCCGAACGATCGCGTGTGGCTGCGCGACAGCGCGCCCACGTTCGTGCACGATGCGCGCGGCCGCGTGGTGCTCGCGAGCTGGCGATTCAACGCGTGGGCGAAGTACGCGAACTGGAAGCGCGACGTGCTGGTCGGCGCCGCGATCGAGCGCATCAGCGGCCACGCGCGCGTGCTGCCGTGCCGCCCCGACCGCAGCGAGAACTTGTTACGGAGCGCGACCGACGGCGCGCGCGACGCGCAGCGCGTCGTGCTCGAGGGCGGCGCGATCGACGCGAACGGCGCGGGGCGCCTGCTCACGACCGAGGAATGCCTGCTCTCGAGAGTGCAGGAGCGCAATCCGGGCATGACGCGCGCGGACTACGAGCGCGTGTTCGCCGCGGCGCTCGGCATCCGCGAGACGATCTGGCTCGGCGAGGGCTGCGTCGGCGACGACACGCACGGCCACGTCGACGACATCGCGCGGTTCGTCTCGAAGAACACCGTCGTGCTCGCGTACGAGGCCGACCCCGCGGACGAGAACCACGCGCGCTCCGAAGACAACGTGCGCCGCCTCGCCCACGTGCGCGGCCTGCGCGTCGTGAAGCTCCCGTACCCACGACCGGTCGTGATGGGCGGCACGCGCTTGCCCGCGAGCTACGCGAACTTCTACATCGCGAACCGCGCCGTGCTCGTGCCCACCTTCAACGACCCGAACGATCGCGTCGCGCTGAACACGCTCGCGAAGCTGTTCCCGACGCGCGCAGTCGTCGGCATCCACGCCGTCGACCTCGTGTGGGGTCTCGGCACGCTGCACTGCCTCACGCAGCAGGAGCCGGCGGGCATGCGCCGCCGCTGA
- a CDS encoding FAD-dependent oxidoreductase, which translates to MTHALRHVFSPIRVGTLSLDHRLVVPPHGGGNGNLMGSEAEFEQHCAVWLSRARGGFRWLGGGPNFVKNPVPLGFEPTGVGAHVPGFFRDARYRDRLGELTRRIHAAGSVISVQMVQQGGMPLGPSATFAGYNSHLVAHGLDESEVKWLVREYGESAAIALEAGADAIEIHAGHDDVVQWFLSPATNLRTDGYGGSFENRRRYLREICERIREETRRPFTLGLRMTLDEFLEGGYALDECLRFVEAFTRDGTVDYFSFDVGGNWDAPSYIPIPWFDDMQWAALAGRAKQVTHLPVVYTGRVTSAEQAEQVLAAGHADLVAMARASMADAAIPNKARGADAEPVRPCIGLNECIHRKLVDGLPYACGVNPRFAREHALAASATRTHAPQRILVVGGGPGGSEFAALCAEQGHRVALWERSDAIGGALATAALARGNHTYRRWIDYQAARLARVGVDVQLGRTATARDVLAANADLVLVATGATPRIPPIPGAASAHVHGAAAALSGAAKLGPRVAVISEDDGPAPLSVSDHLAGLGHAVTLIYQTPAPSPLVGKYSNGGMFARLIDAGVDFVSMARVTEIRGDVLALASTYGSRRWTRGGFDSVVLVAGAIPDDALYRELKPQHPRVHVLGDAFAPRRMVFATRQAFELAQTLL; encoded by the coding sequence ATGACTCACGCGCTTCGCCACGTCTTCTCGCCGATCCGCGTCGGCACGCTCTCGCTCGATCACCGCCTGGTCGTCCCGCCGCACGGCGGCGGCAACGGCAACCTGATGGGCAGCGAGGCCGAGTTCGAGCAGCACTGCGCGGTGTGGCTCTCGCGCGCACGCGGCGGCTTTCGGTGGCTCGGCGGCGGGCCCAACTTCGTGAAGAACCCGGTGCCCCTCGGGTTCGAGCCCACCGGCGTCGGCGCGCACGTGCCCGGCTTCTTCCGCGACGCTCGCTACCGCGATCGACTCGGCGAGCTCACGCGCCGCATTCACGCCGCGGGCTCGGTCATCTCGGTGCAGATGGTCCAGCAAGGCGGCATGCCGCTCGGCCCGTCGGCGACGTTCGCGGGATACAACAGCCACCTCGTCGCGCACGGCCTCGACGAGAGCGAGGTGAAGTGGCTCGTGCGCGAGTACGGCGAGTCCGCAGCGATCGCGCTCGAAGCGGGCGCCGATGCGATCGAGATTCACGCGGGCCACGACGACGTGGTGCAGTGGTTCCTCTCGCCGGCGACGAACCTGCGCACCGACGGCTACGGCGGCAGCTTCGAGAATCGGCGGCGCTATCTGCGGGAGATCTGCGAGCGCATCCGCGAGGAGACGAGGCGCCCGTTCACGCTCGGACTGCGCATGACGCTCGACGAGTTTCTCGAAGGCGGCTACGCGCTCGACGAGTGCTTGCGCTTCGTCGAGGCGTTCACGCGCGACGGCACGGTCGACTACTTCAGCTTCGACGTCGGCGGAAACTGGGACGCGCCCAGCTACATCCCGATCCCGTGGTTCGACGACATGCAGTGGGCGGCGCTCGCCGGCCGCGCGAAGCAGGTGACGCACTTGCCCGTCGTGTACACGGGGCGCGTCACGTCCGCGGAGCAAGCGGAGCAAGTGCTCGCCGCCGGGCACGCCGATCTCGTCGCGATGGCGCGCGCCTCGATGGCCGATGCGGCGATCCCCAACAAGGCGCGAGGCGCCGACGCCGAGCCCGTGCGCCCGTGCATCGGGCTGAACGAGTGCATCCACCGCAAGCTCGTCGACGGCCTGCCGTACGCCTGCGGCGTGAATCCGCGCTTCGCGCGCGAGCACGCGCTCGCCGCTTCCGCCACGCGAACCCATGCGCCGCAGCGCATCCTCGTCGTGGGCGGCGGCCCCGGCGGCAGCGAGTTCGCGGCGCTGTGCGCGGAGCAGGGACATCGCGTCGCACTGTGGGAGCGCAGCGACGCGATCGGCGGTGCGCTCGCGACCGCAGCCCTCGCGCGCGGCAATCACACGTATCGGCGCTGGATCGATTATCAGGCTGCACGCCTCGCGCGCGTCGGAGTCGACGTTCAGCTCGGTCGCACCGCGACCGCACGCGACGTGCTCGCGGCGAACGCCGATCTCGTGCTCGTCGCGACCGGTGCGACGCCGCGCATTCCTCCGATTCCCGGCGCCGCGAGCGCGCACGTACACGGCGCTGCGGCTGCGCTCTCGGGCGCGGCGAAGCTCGGGCCGCGCGTCGCGGTGATCTCGGAGGACGACGGCCCCGCGCCGCTCTCGGTCTCCGATCACCTCGCGGGCCTCGGCCACGCGGTCACGCTCATCTATCAGACGCCGGCGCCGTCACCGCTCGTCGGCAAGTACTCGAACGGCGGCATGTTCGCGCGGCTCATCGACGCGGGCGTGGACTTCGTCTCGATGGCGCGCGTCACCGAGATTCGCGGGGACGTGCTCGCGCTCGCGTCCACCTACGGCTCGCGGCGCTGGACGCGCGGCGGCTTCGACTCGGTCGTGCTCGTTGCGGGCGCGATCCCCGACGACGCGCTCTACCGCGAGCTGAAGCCGCAGCACCCGCGCGTGCACGTGCTCGGCGACGCGTTCGCGCCGCGGCGCATGGTGTTCGCGACGCGGCAGGCATTCGAGCTGGCGCAGACGCTGCTGTGA
- a CDS encoding DUF1214 domain-containing protein — MDRRDFLLGGAAGFGALAAHELLAPSSARALPEGASASSDGSESGAALQELREVLGQLEAAFATDAWGLRGPMDQAEARRLVMFHLHHAIEVYFEPSPERPAWKRAVTPEKKLLGDNPDAIYFLTPVSPEHSYRIRGNLARAIYTSFTVELGGADGSNPSGLGATLNDSEFAHARNGDFEIIASARKPERGNWLRLDPGASSLTTRHYYETKHSIAADQLHHIPLSIERIGSTAPPPPPSDASVAAGIRRVARFLSTTIYPPRRDPAQLPPWVSLVPNQFARAKKDDSNTKIGFAAKDNVYSTAPFVLAPDEALVMRGRFPKCRFANVVLWNRHTVSFDYRYRRISLNRRQTQLERDGSFRIVLAARDPGVANWLDSEGRPSGSVFWRFLLPEEEIAPLETKVVKVGDVKGA; from the coding sequence ATGGACCGACGCGACTTTCTTCTCGGCGGCGCCGCGGGCTTCGGCGCGCTCGCCGCGCACGAGCTGCTCGCGCCGTCGAGCGCGCGCGCACTGCCCGAGGGCGCGAGCGCATCGAGCGACGGCAGCGAGTCCGGCGCCGCGCTGCAGGAGCTGCGCGAGGTGTTAGGGCAGCTCGAGGCGGCATTCGCGACGGACGCGTGGGGCCTACGCGGGCCGATGGATCAGGCCGAGGCGCGCCGGCTCGTGATGTTCCACCTGCACCACGCGATCGAGGTCTACTTCGAGCCCTCGCCCGAGCGGCCCGCGTGGAAGCGTGCCGTCACGCCCGAGAAGAAGCTGCTCGGCGACAACCCCGACGCGATCTACTTCTTGACGCCCGTCTCGCCGGAGCACTCGTATCGCATCCGCGGCAACCTCGCGCGTGCGATCTACACGAGCTTCACGGTCGAGCTGGGAGGCGCGGACGGCTCGAATCCCAGCGGCCTCGGCGCGACGCTGAACGACAGCGAGTTCGCGCACGCGCGAAACGGCGACTTCGAGATCATCGCGAGCGCGCGCAAGCCCGAGCGCGGCAACTGGCTGCGCCTCGATCCCGGCGCGAGCTCGCTGACGACGCGCCACTACTACGAGACGAAGCACTCGATCGCGGCGGACCAGTTGCACCACATCCCGCTGTCCATCGAGCGCATCGGCAGCACCGCTCCGCCCCCGCCGCCGAGCGACGCCTCGGTGGCCGCAGGCATTCGCCGCGTCGCGCGCTTCCTGAGCACGACGATCTACCCGCCTCGCCGCGACCCCGCCCAGCTGCCGCCGTGGGTTTCGCTCGTTCCGAACCAGTTTGCGCGCGCGAAGAAGGACGACTCGAACACGAAGATCGGCTTCGCCGCGAAGGACAACGTCTATTCGACCGCCCCGTTCGTGCTCGCGCCCGACGAGGCGCTCGTGATGCGCGGCCGCTTTCCGAAGTGCCGCTTCGCGAACGTCGTGCTCTGGAATCGCCACACGGTCAGCTTCGACTACCGCTACCGGCGGATCTCGCTGAACCGCAGGCAAACCCAACTCGAACGCGACGGCTCGTTCCGGATCGTGCTCGCTGCGCGCGATCCGGGCGTCGCGAACTGGCTCGACAGCGAGGGCCGGCCGAGCGGCAGCGTGTTTTGGCGCTTCCTGCTGCCGGAGGAAGAGATCGCGCCGCTGGAGACGAAGGTGGTGAAGGTCGGCGACGTGAAGGGCGCGTGA
- a CDS encoding helix-turn-helix transcriptional regulator, translated as MVARALPDALEALVATGEAERAARLTQAFEAWGRRFDRPWSLALAGRSRGLLLAAAGDLDGASAAIDEALVAHERLPMPFELARTLLVRGQIQRRRGERRAARATLERALALFRGIGAAPWAEKVAAEIARIGIRRAPDDLTESERRAAELAAQGLTNPEIAARLFMARRTVEANLARAYRKLDIRSRAELSAALARRASPHS; from the coding sequence GTGGTCGCGCGCGCACTGCCGGACGCGCTCGAGGCGCTCGTCGCCACTGGCGAAGCCGAGCGTGCCGCGCGCCTAACGCAGGCTTTCGAGGCATGGGGGCGCCGCTTCGATCGCCCCTGGTCGCTCGCCCTCGCGGGCCGCAGTCGAGGCCTGCTGCTCGCCGCCGCCGGCGACCTCGACGGCGCGAGCGCCGCCATCGACGAGGCTCTCGTTGCGCACGAGCGCCTGCCGATGCCCTTCGAGCTCGCGCGAACCCTGCTCGTGCGCGGGCAGATCCAACGTCGGCGCGGCGAGCGGCGCGCGGCCCGCGCAACGCTGGAGCGCGCGCTCGCGCTCTTTCGAGGCATCGGCGCCGCGCCCTGGGCCGAGAAGGTCGCCGCCGAGATCGCCCGCATCGGCATCCGGCGCGCGCCCGACGATCTGACGGAGAGCGAGCGGCGCGCCGCGGAGCTGGCGGCGCAGGGCCTCACGAATCCCGAGATCGCCGCGCGTCTCTTCATGGCTCGCCGCACCGTCGAGGCGAATCTGGCGCGCGCATACCGCAAGCTCGACATCCGCTCGCGCGCCGAGCTCAGCGCGGCGCTCGCGAGGCGGGCCTCTCCGCACTCCTGA
- a CDS encoding choice-of-anchor I family protein, protein MNLIAVLALILAAAPALAGPPKDIALEVVGTYATGVYAGGGAEISAHDPATQRLFTVNAATSSIDILSIANPAAPSLVGSISLAGLGAQANSVAWKNGVLAAAIEASPKQSPGTVAFFDANGNLLSAVTACALPDMVTWTPNGRFALAACEGEPNDAYTVDPEGGIAIIDASAGAANVTQANVRIAGFTQYNGNVPAGVRVFGPNATAAQDFEPEYIATSHDSQTAWVTLQENNAIAIVDIGSASVTSVVALGSKNHLDAGKALDPSDRDGPSIAIANWPVLGMYLPDAIDSFRINGTTYLVTANEGDSRAYPGFDEERRIGATNVVLDPTVFPNAATLKSSARLGRLKITATRGDIDNDGDFDQLHVFGARSMSIWSASGALVADTGDELERLTALTGVFNSDNANNNTFDQRSDDKGPEPEAVVVGKAFGRSYAFLGLERIGGVVVYDVEDPAAPRFVTYLNNRNFAGNAAAGTAGDLGPEGILYIKAEDSPTGDNLVVTSNEISGTVTILRVVKVN, encoded by the coding sequence ATGAACCTGATTGCAGTTCTCGCACTGATCTTGGCAGCGGCGCCTGCTCTCGCCGGCCCACCGAAGGACATCGCGCTCGAAGTCGTCGGCACCTACGCGACCGGCGTCTATGCCGGCGGCGGCGCCGAGATCAGCGCGCACGATCCCGCGACGCAGCGGCTCTTCACGGTGAACGCCGCGACGAGCAGCATCGACATCCTCTCGATCGCGAACCCAGCGGCGCCGTCGCTCGTCGGCTCGATCTCGCTCGCGGGCCTCGGCGCGCAGGCGAACAGCGTGGCGTGGAAGAACGGCGTGCTCGCGGCCGCGATCGAGGCGAGCCCGAAGCAGAGCCCGGGCACCGTCGCGTTCTTCGACGCGAACGGGAACTTGCTCTCGGCCGTGACGGCGTGCGCACTGCCGGACATGGTCACGTGGACGCCGAACGGCCGCTTCGCGCTCGCTGCGTGCGAGGGCGAGCCGAACGACGCGTACACCGTCGACCCCGAAGGCGGCATCGCGATCATCGATGCGAGCGCGGGTGCGGCGAACGTGACGCAGGCGAACGTGCGCATCGCGGGCTTCACGCAGTACAACGGCAACGTGCCCGCCGGCGTGCGCGTGTTCGGTCCGAACGCGACGGCCGCCCAGGACTTCGAGCCCGAGTACATCGCCACGAGTCACGACTCGCAGACCGCATGGGTCACGCTGCAAGAGAACAACGCCATCGCGATCGTCGACATCGGCAGCGCGTCCGTGACGAGCGTGGTCGCGCTCGGTTCGAAGAACCACCTCGACGCGGGCAAGGCGCTCGATCCGAGCGATCGGGATGGCCCGTCGATCGCGATCGCGAACTGGCCGGTGCTCGGCATGTACCTGCCCGACGCGATCGACTCGTTCCGGATCAACGGCACCACCTATCTGGTGACGGCGAACGAAGGCGACTCGCGCGCCTACCCGGGCTTCGACGAAGAGCGCCGCATCGGCGCGACCAACGTGGTCCTCGATCCCACGGTGTTCCCCAACGCTGCGACGCTGAAGTCGAGCGCACGGCTCGGGCGCCTGAAGATCACCGCGACGCGCGGCGACATCGACAACGACGGCGACTTCGACCAGCTGCACGTCTTCGGCGCTCGCTCGATGTCGATCTGGAGCGCGAGTGGCGCACTCGTGGCCGACACCGGCGACGAGCTCGAGCGCCTGACCGCGCTCACCGGCGTCTTCAACTCGGACAACGCCAACAACAACACCTTCGACCAACGCTCGGACGACAAGGGCCCCGAGCCCGAGGCGGTGGTCGTCGGCAAGGCGTTCGGCCGCAGCTACGCGTTCCTCGGCCTCGAGCGCATCGGCGGCGTGGTCGTGTACGACGTCGAAGACCCCGCCGCGCCGCGCTTCGTCACGTACCTCAACAACCGCAACTTCGCGGGCAACGCTGCGGCGGGCACCGCGGGCGATCTCGGTCCCGAGGGCATCCTCTACATCAAGGCCGAAGACAGCCCGACCGGCGACAACCTCGTCGTGACGAGCAACGAGATCAGCGGCACGGTGACGATTCTGCGCGTGGTGAAGGTGAACTAG
- a CDS encoding EthD domain-containing protein — MIRLVFLLRRKPGMSRADFHAYWRNVHAPLIASFQTALDIKRYVQVHTIDDPMNEAAAAARGGMEPIYDGVAELWWDSEKALAAAMATDGGRAGGAAALDDERRFIDLPNSPLYFTYEYPQVNPTPELVARPTSPLAKLYFPLRQPAPQSLDAAQLYWRTAHGPLIRSMAQGMGILRYQQVHYFASSLEQGMREARGTLTPPYMGHAEVWFQRPLHATPESAEGNRRAIEDEAKFIDFRRSTMFVAKEHVIVDRI, encoded by the coding sequence ATGATTCGTCTCGTCTTCCTGCTGCGTCGCAAGCCCGGGATGTCGCGTGCCGACTTTCACGCCTACTGGCGCAACGTTCACGCGCCGCTCATCGCGAGCTTCCAGACGGCGCTCGACATCAAGCGCTACGTGCAGGTGCACACCATCGACGACCCGATGAACGAAGCCGCGGCGGCGGCGCGCGGGGGGATGGAGCCGATCTACGACGGCGTCGCCGAGCTGTGGTGGGACTCGGAGAAGGCGCTCGCGGCCGCGATGGCGACCGATGGCGGACGCGCGGGCGGCGCAGCCGCGCTCGACGACGAGCGCCGTTTCATCGATCTCCCGAATTCCCCGCTCTACTTCACCTACGAGTATCCGCAGGTGAACCCCACGCCCGAGCTGGTCGCTCGGCCGACGAGCCCGCTCGCGAAGCTCTACTTCCCGCTGCGCCAGCCAGCCCCGCAATCGCTCGATGCGGCGCAGCTCTACTGGCGCACCGCGCACGGGCCGCTGATTCGCTCGATGGCGCAAGGCATGGGAATTCTCCGGTACCAGCAGGTGCACTACTTCGCGTCGTCGCTCGAGCAGGGCATGCGCGAAGCGCGTGGCACGCTGACGCCGCCCTACATGGGCCACGCCGAGGTGTGGTTCCAGCGCCCGCTGCACGCGACCCCGGAGTCCGCGGAAGGAAATCGCCGCGCGATCGAGGACGAGGCGAAGTTCATCGACTTCAGGCGCTCGACGATGTTCGTCGCGAAGGAGCACGTGATCGTCGATCGGATCTGA
- a CDS encoding heme-binding protein: MAIEEPTYQVVERRPDYELRAYGPYVVAEVEVKGTQESAGNAGFRVLAAYIFGENRSRESIAMTAPVTTARSQKIAMTAPVIERAAGEGTYLVQFTMPAGYTLASLPEPKDRRVQLREVAARSVAVRRYSGGWSQSRYQAELQTLERALRRDALAFVGEPLWARFNSPFSLPFLRRNEIWLELATAR, encoded by the coding sequence ATGGCCATCGAAGAGCCGACTTATCAGGTCGTCGAGCGCCGACCGGACTACGAGCTGCGCGCTTATGGGCCGTACGTCGTCGCCGAGGTCGAGGTGAAGGGAACTCAGGAGAGCGCCGGCAACGCGGGGTTTCGCGTCTTGGCCGCCTACATCTTCGGCGAGAACCGCTCGCGAGAGTCGATCGCGATGACTGCCCCCGTCACGACGGCGCGCTCGCAAAAGATCGCGATGACCGCGCCCGTGATCGAGCGAGCCGCGGGCGAGGGCACCTACCTCGTGCAGTTCACGATGCCCGCCGGCTACACGCTCGCCTCGCTGCCCGAGCCGAAGGATCGGCGCGTGCAACTGCGCGAGGTCGCGGCGCGCAGCGTCGCGGTGCGCCGCTACAGCGGAGGCTGGTCGCAGTCGCGCTACCAGGCCGAGTTGCAGACGCTCGAGCGAGCGCTCCGGCGCGACGCACTCGCGTTCGTGGGCGAGCCGCTCTGGGCGCGCTTCAACTCGCCGTTCTCGCTGCCGTTCCTGAGGCGCAACGAGATCTGGCTGGAGCTCGCGACCGCGCGCTGA
- a CDS encoding ATP-binding protein yields MDGAVIGREAELAEIEAALAPPRAGFAALVLEGEAGIGKTTVWRQGLSYASSHGYRVLRCQAVQSEARLSFSALADLLAPVAGADFAALPDPQRRALDAALLRADAVGADPDPRAIGTGVVTLLAALAVPAPVLVAIDDVQWLDRASARALAFALRRLEPHPIVVLSTRRVGQNGSASGALAASERVVRLGPLSLASLYRIVEKQLGRALPRPLLVRIDRASGGNPCALGGSEASGELPIPPDLHQLVAGDCASCRLAPVMRCCASARSGSRPGRRSTQQHSSLPSRLESCASLPRATASSSSIRCSRRASTPKHPARAGGGCMRSSPRAQPTSRNARGTCCLHGLPRSRTSRSPPLCSRPPSTRCGGAPSNRRPSSPSAPRSSRRRVSPTLAGSAACGRPGTISRRETLRTRTACARWRSTRPRRTAHERKLSC; encoded by the coding sequence ATGGACGGCGCGGTGATCGGGCGCGAGGCGGAGCTGGCCGAGATCGAGGCCGCGCTTGCACCGCCGAGAGCCGGCTTCGCGGCGCTCGTGCTCGAGGGCGAGGCGGGGATCGGCAAGACGACGGTCTGGCGGCAAGGGCTCTCGTACGCGAGCAGCCACGGATACCGCGTGCTGCGCTGCCAGGCGGTGCAATCGGAGGCTCGGCTCTCTTTCTCTGCGCTCGCGGACCTGCTCGCTCCCGTTGCAGGTGCCGACTTCGCCGCGCTGCCCGATCCCCAGCGCCGGGCGCTCGACGCGGCGCTGCTTCGCGCGGACGCGGTTGGCGCCGATCCCGACCCGCGCGCGATCGGCACCGGAGTCGTCACGCTGCTCGCGGCGCTCGCCGTGCCCGCGCCGGTGCTCGTCGCCATCGACGACGTGCAGTGGCTCGATCGCGCGTCGGCTCGCGCGCTCGCCTTCGCTCTGCGCCGGCTCGAGCCGCATCCGATCGTCGTGCTGTCGACCCGTCGCGTCGGCCAGAACGGCTCAGCGAGTGGGGCGCTCGCCGCGAGCGAACGCGTGGTCCGTCTCGGGCCGCTCAGCCTCGCCTCGCTCTACCGGATCGTCGAGAAACAGCTCGGCCGCGCGCTGCCTCGGCCGCTCCTCGTGCGCATCGACCGCGCATCCGGCGGGAACCCGTGCGCGCTCGGGGGCTCGGAGGCCTCCGGCGAGCTGCCCATTCCTCCCGACCTCCATCAGCTCGTCGCGGGCGATTGCGCAAGCTGCCGCCTCGCACCCGTGATGCGTTGCTGCGCGTCAGCGCGCTCCGGCAGCCGACCCGGTCGGCGCTCGACGCAGCAGCACTCGAGCCTGCCGTCGCGGCTGGAATCGTGCGCGTCGCTGCCGAGGGCGACCGCGTCGAGTTCGAGCATCCGCTGTTCGCGGCGGGCGTCTACGCCGAAGCATCCCGCGCGCGCCGGCGGCGGCTGCATGCGGAGCTCGCCGAGAGCGCAGCCGACGTCGAGGAACGCGCGCGGCACTTGCTGCTTGCACGGCCTGCCGAGGTCGAGGACGAGCCGCTCGCCGCCACTCTGTTCGAGGCCGCCGAGTACGCGGTGCGGCGGGGCGCCGTCGAATCGGCGGCCGAGCTCGCCGAGCGCTCCGCGCAGCTCACGCCGGCGCGTCTCGCCGACGCTCGCCGGCAGCGCAGCCTGCGGGCGGCCCGGCACCATCTCAAGGCGGGAGACCCTGCGCACGCGAACCGCCTGTGCACGATGGCGCTCGACGCGTCCCCGCCGGACAGCGCACGAGCGGAAGCTCTCCTGCTGA